A DNA window from Amycolatopsis sp. DSM 110486 contains the following coding sequences:
- a CDS encoding Rrf2 family transcriptional regulator, whose amino-acid sequence MNQGVEWSVHVLLSLAWLDDDEPVSTASLAASYELPVAYLNKQLQALVRAGLLRSLPGARGGFVLARRPEDITLMDVVAAIEGRDHAFQCTEIRQHGMGQEAPQSAFRRKCAVDSAMQHAELQWRKALAAKTIADIRAEADSHAPSAARLARKAYGRS is encoded by the coding sequence ATGAACCAGGGTGTCGAGTGGTCCGTCCACGTCCTGCTGTCGCTCGCGTGGCTCGACGACGACGAACCGGTGTCCACCGCGTCCCTCGCGGCCAGCTACGAGCTTCCCGTGGCGTACCTGAACAAGCAGCTGCAGGCGCTCGTACGCGCGGGGCTGCTGCGTTCGCTCCCGGGCGCGCGCGGCGGGTTCGTGCTCGCGCGCCGGCCCGAGGACATCACGCTGATGGACGTGGTCGCCGCCATCGAGGGCCGGGACCACGCGTTCCAGTGCACCGAGATCCGGCAGCACGGAATGGGTCAGGAGGCGCCGCAGAGCGCGTTCCGCCGCAAGTGCGCGGTCGACTCGGCCATGCAGCACGCCGAGCTCCAGTGGCGCAAAGCCCTGGCGGCCAAGACGATCGCCGACATCCGGGCCGAAGCCGACAGTCACGCTCCTTCAGCCGCGCGGCTGGCTCGCAAGGCCTACGGCCGCAGCTGA
- a CDS encoding PLP-dependent aminotransferase family protein yields the protein MSSLGIDLHLEAGGEPRARSIEAALREAVTSGRLPAGTRLPGTRSLADDLGIARGTVVEAYAQLVAEGWLVSTTGSGTRVAETRLPVAKAMSEVEPRLLDLRPGRPDLSLFPHTLWSASVKRTLAAAGPSSLDYGDPAGSRLLREAVATYVSRTRGVRAEAEAVVITSGFTHGLALLARALRESGMSVIGTEDPGLVHHRRLIHGAGLATAPLPVGPEGADPAILDPDVRAVLLTPAHQHPRGVVLSPDLRTAFLDWARARDGFVIEDDYDGEFRYDKQPVGALQALDPSRVVFAGSTSKSLAPGLRLGWLVLPPRLRIPVLDALAVTGASVGAPDQLALADLLQRGDYDRHVRRARQTYQKRRAELATRLATLTDVPLDGVPAGLHALLPLASRHEEKRLVDTGLHAGVRLLGLHTSGYWHGSDDRAGLVLGYATPPQHSWHPALDTLAQLLEGAEIAAW from the coding sequence GTGAGCTCGCTCGGGATCGACCTGCACCTCGAGGCCGGCGGCGAACCGCGGGCGCGCTCGATCGAGGCCGCGCTGCGCGAGGCCGTGACGTCCGGGCGGCTGCCGGCCGGCACGCGCCTGCCCGGCACCCGCAGCCTGGCCGACGATCTGGGGATCGCGCGCGGCACCGTCGTGGAGGCCTACGCGCAGCTCGTGGCAGAGGGCTGGCTGGTGAGCACGACCGGATCGGGCACCCGCGTCGCCGAAACCCGGCTCCCCGTGGCGAAAGCGATGTCGGAGGTCGAGCCGCGCCTGCTCGACCTGCGGCCCGGACGGCCGGATCTGAGCCTGTTCCCGCACACGTTGTGGTCGGCCAGTGTGAAACGCACGCTGGCGGCGGCGGGACCGTCCAGTTTGGACTACGGCGACCCGGCCGGCTCGCGTCTTCTGCGCGAAGCGGTGGCCACCTATGTGTCGCGGACGCGGGGCGTTCGCGCCGAGGCCGAGGCGGTCGTGATCACGAGCGGCTTCACCCACGGCCTCGCCTTGCTGGCGCGGGCGCTGCGGGAGTCGGGGATGTCCGTGATCGGCACGGAGGACCCCGGCCTCGTCCACCACCGGCGCCTCATCCACGGCGCGGGTCTCGCGACCGCACCGCTGCCTGTGGGTCCGGAGGGCGCGGATCCCGCTATTCTGGACCCGGACGTCCGCGCGGTCCTGCTCACGCCCGCGCACCAGCACCCGCGCGGCGTCGTGCTGAGCCCCGATCTGCGCACGGCCTTCCTCGACTGGGCACGCGCCCGCGACGGCTTCGTCATCGAGGACGACTACGACGGCGAGTTCCGCTACGACAAACAGCCCGTGGGCGCGCTGCAGGCGCTGGACCCGTCGCGCGTGGTCTTCGCGGGCAGCACCAGCAAGTCCCTGGCACCCGGCCTGCGCCTCGGCTGGCTCGTGCTGCCGCCGCGGCTGCGCATCCCCGTGCTCGACGCGCTCGCCGTCACCGGCGCCTCCGTCGGTGCCCCCGACCAGCTCGCCCTCGCCGACCTGCTCCAGCGCGGCGACTACGACCGCCACGTCCGCCGCGCCCGCCAGACCTACCAGAAGCGGCGCGCCGAGCTGGCCACCCGCCTCGCCACCCTCACCGACGTCCCCCTCGACGGCGTCCCCGCCGGCCTCCACGCCCTGCTCCCCCTGGCGTCGCGCCACGAGGAAAAGCGCCTCGTCGACACCGGCCTCCACGCGGGCGTCCGCCTGCTGGGCCTGCACACCTCGGGCTACTGGCACGGCAGCGACGACCGCGCCGGCCTGGTCCTCGGCTACGCCACCCCACCGCAACACTCGTGGCACCCTGCGCTGGACACGCTGGCGCAACTGCTGGAGGGCGCGGAGATCGCCGCTTGGTGA
- a CDS encoding SDR family oxidoreductase, giving the protein MRVAVAGGTGLIGALVVRKLTAAGHKPVVLARSRGVDLTTGAGLGGQLDGCEEVVDVTNVMSVRRKPAVGFFAAATSNLLDAAATAGARHVITLSIVGVDDVDLGYYFGKRKQEELVRNGPVPWTILRATQFHEFPEPLVDGARGPFVVVPQELSQPVSADEVASALAAQVGQEPGGYVRPLAGPEQLQMADMARRLVKARGSRKIVLPVRLPGAVGKAMTGGALLPREDYARGERTFAEYLRRVANRLS; this is encoded by the coding sequence ATGCGAGTGGCTGTCGCCGGCGGGACCGGGCTGATCGGCGCGCTGGTGGTGCGGAAGCTGACCGCCGCCGGGCACAAGCCGGTGGTGCTGGCGCGTTCGCGTGGCGTCGACCTGACGACCGGCGCCGGGCTCGGCGGACAGCTCGACGGCTGCGAAGAGGTCGTCGACGTCACCAACGTCATGTCCGTGCGCAGGAAGCCCGCGGTCGGGTTCTTCGCTGCCGCCACGAGCAACCTCCTGGACGCCGCCGCGACGGCCGGGGCGCGGCACGTGATCACGCTCTCGATCGTCGGCGTGGACGACGTCGACCTCGGCTACTACTTCGGCAAGCGCAAGCAGGAGGAGCTCGTGCGCAACGGCCCGGTACCGTGGACGATCCTGCGGGCCACGCAGTTCCACGAGTTCCCGGAGCCCCTTGTGGACGGTGCCCGCGGGCCGTTCGTGGTGGTGCCCCAGGAACTGTCCCAGCCGGTTTCGGCGGACGAGGTCGCGAGCGCGCTGGCCGCGCAGGTCGGGCAGGAGCCGGGCGGCTACGTGCGGCCGCTCGCCGGACCCGAGCAGCTCCAGATGGCCGACATGGCCCGCCGGCTGGTCAAGGCCCGCGGATCCCGCAAGATCGTGCTGCCGGTGCGCCTGCCGGGCGCGGTCGGCAAGGCCATGACCGGCGGCGCGCTGCTCCCGCGCGAAGACTACGCCCGGGGCGAGCGCACGTTCGCCGAGTACCTGCGCCGCGTCGCGAACCGACTGTCCTGA
- a CDS encoding TetR family transcriptional regulator, translating to MTSFQRARSPESKRQRAEALVDAARTLARERGVASVTLTAIAEQVGVHHSAMRRYFPSHKHVLLRLAADGWASWANAVDEELRGRTVSPVELAEVLVACLAADPLLCDLFANVPLHLEHDVDVDHVVEFKRGSRQAIDVLTAAIGAATPSLAAAAIDVVTAANALAATLWQVTHPGAELAAAYRADASLSIIGPGDFTPTLTRLLAATCAGLAAAPLR from the coding sequence GTGACTTCCTTCCAGCGCGCGCGTTCGCCCGAGAGCAAGCGTCAGCGTGCTGAAGCCCTGGTGGACGCGGCGCGCACGCTCGCGCGGGAGCGGGGCGTCGCGTCGGTCACGCTCACGGCGATCGCCGAACAGGTGGGCGTGCACCATTCCGCGATGCGTCGCTACTTCCCCTCGCACAAGCACGTGCTGTTGCGGCTCGCGGCGGACGGCTGGGCGAGCTGGGCGAACGCGGTCGATGAAGAGCTTCGCGGCCGCACGGTCTCGCCGGTGGAGCTGGCGGAGGTGCTCGTCGCGTGCCTGGCCGCCGATCCGTTGCTGTGCGACTTGTTCGCCAACGTCCCGCTGCACCTGGAACACGACGTCGACGTCGACCACGTCGTGGAGTTCAAGCGCGGCAGCCGCCAGGCGATCGACGTCCTGACCGCGGCCATCGGAGCTGCGACGCCTTCCCTTGCCGCCGCGGCGATCGACGTCGTCACCGCGGCCAACGCCCTCGCCGCCACGCTGTGGCAGGTCACCCATCCCGGGGCCGAGCTCGCCGCGGCGTACCGGGCCGACGCGTCGCTGTCGATCATCGGCCCCGGTGACTTCACCCCGACGCTGACCCGGCTGCTGGCCGCGACGTGCGCCGGGCTCGCCGCCGCGCCCCTACGCTGA
- a CDS encoding cupin domain-containing protein, which produces MILSPGSGSTYDNLLTRTPPFVPEGSHFMVGTVSIPPGDPGSGPHRHSGPVFGYVLEGEILFELEGEEPYPIKAGEAFWEPGGEVVHYQAGNLREDIASKFVVCMVCAPDVPMLTFLDEDEIRERDHLRHPKARRSA; this is translated from the coding sequence ATGATTCTTTCACCCGGCTCAGGCAGCACCTACGACAATCTGCTCACCCGCACGCCGCCATTCGTCCCCGAGGGCTCGCACTTCATGGTCGGCACCGTTTCGATCCCGCCGGGCGACCCGGGCAGCGGCCCGCACCGGCATTCCGGTCCCGTGTTCGGCTACGTGCTCGAAGGCGAGATCCTCTTCGAGCTCGAAGGCGAGGAGCCCTATCCGATCAAGGCCGGGGAGGCGTTCTGGGAGCCCGGCGGCGAGGTCGTGCACTACCAGGCCGGCAACCTGCGCGAGGACATCGCGAGCAAGTTCGTGGTCTGCATGGTCTGCGCGCCCGACGTGCCGATGCTCACGTTCCTCGACGAGGACGAGATCCGCGAGCGCGACCACCTGCGTCATCCGAAGGCCCGTCGCTCGGCCTGA
- a CDS encoding sigma factor — protein sequence MTEVAGGGLTDAVAAFEAMRPRLFGIAYRLLGTAADAEDVVQDTWIRWQGTDRDAVRNAEAFLVTAASRLALTAATSARARRELYVGPWLPEPIPTADGTDVTVERGEALELAVLVLLERLTPQERAVYVLKEAFDYPYRDIAGFLDINEQHARQLGHRARGHVTRERGARVSPAERDRLLQAFLAAAQRGDLEGLQSLLAEHAVAYSDGGGVVTAARKPISGRDRVAQYLVRTVGIHGQQVDTSVVAANGQHVVLVSRAGEPLAACWVDASPLGIDQVCFVVNPAKLARLAAAVAG from the coding sequence GTGACCGAAGTGGCCGGTGGCGGACTGACGGACGCGGTGGCGGCGTTCGAAGCCATGCGCCCGCGCCTGTTCGGCATCGCCTACCGGCTGCTGGGCACGGCGGCCGACGCGGAAGACGTGGTGCAGGACACGTGGATCCGCTGGCAGGGCACGGATCGCGATGCGGTGCGCAACGCCGAGGCCTTCCTCGTCACCGCCGCGAGCCGCCTGGCGCTGACCGCCGCGACCTCCGCCCGCGCGCGCCGCGAGCTCTACGTCGGCCCGTGGCTGCCCGAGCCGATCCCGACCGCCGACGGCACCGACGTCACAGTGGAGCGCGGCGAGGCACTCGAGCTCGCCGTGCTGGTGCTGCTCGAACGGCTGACGCCGCAGGAGCGCGCGGTGTACGTGCTCAAGGAGGCCTTCGACTACCCGTATCGCGACATCGCCGGGTTCCTCGACATCAACGAGCAGCACGCGCGCCAGTTGGGCCACCGGGCTCGGGGCCACGTGACCCGCGAACGCGGCGCGCGCGTGAGCCCGGCCGAGCGCGACCGGTTGCTGCAAGCGTTTCTGGCAGCCGCGCAGCGGGGTGATCTCGAAGGCCTGCAGAGCCTGCTGGCCGAGCACGCCGTGGCCTACTCGGACGGTGGCGGCGTCGTCACGGCAGCGCGCAAACCGATCTCCGGCCGCGATCGCGTGGCGCAGTACCTGGTGCGAACGGTCGGGATCCACGGGCAGCAGGTCGACACTTCCGTCGTGGCGGCCAACGGGCAGCACGTGGTCCTCGTCTCCCGCGCCGGCGAACCGCTGGCGGCGTGCTGGGTGGACGCATCGCCGCTGGGCATCGACCAGGTCTGCTTCGTCGTGAACCCGGCGAAGCTCGCCCGGCTGGCCGCGGCGGTCGCGGGGTGA
- a CDS encoding FAD-dependent monooxygenase yields MTASGQDTVLVVGAGPVGLTAAAELVRQGARVRVVEQLAEPTTQSRAVVVHPRTQEHLAAMGVLARMEREASAMTALEMYAGQDPKQPTVRLDTEHLATRYGRILDLAQPRTEALLAEHAAGLGVRVERGVTLESLEQDSTGVTATFTSAAGRDRSRYGWVVGADGGHSTTRTAVGTRIEGVFEGQHFLFADVAAESERSPDTVRMFAHPDGIGGVFPMPEGRTRLLFEVGRPAAGAVPTIAETQQLVDQRAGGAWRVTDAHWLTYFEIHHGQVPRYRHGRVLLAGDAAHIHSPAGGQGMNTGIHDAVNLAWKLALVTTGRADPGLLDSYHAERHRVGASVVKQTTRMTDVMTVNGAERGLRNLALFLVGHLPPVREELISGIAEVDIHYRASPIVTGRATSRRHPHPGDHAPDLPGLRSAIGTPTSLDELLHRPGHLLLTSVRDTAVLDEFRAALAGLGTVVPVGPGGLQDPDGSFTDLYGTGEHGLALIRPDGYLGLITREGTPEKLSGYAQLLMHGAQAALPGGRSRTS; encoded by the coding sequence GTGACCGCGTCCGGGCAGGACACCGTGCTGGTCGTGGGGGCCGGACCGGTGGGCTTGACCGCCGCCGCCGAGCTGGTGCGCCAGGGCGCGCGCGTGCGGGTGGTCGAGCAGCTGGCCGAGCCCACCACGCAGTCCCGCGCGGTCGTCGTGCATCCGCGCACGCAGGAGCACCTGGCCGCCATGGGCGTGCTCGCGCGAATGGAGCGCGAGGCGTCCGCGATGACCGCGCTGGAGATGTACGCCGGCCAAGACCCGAAGCAGCCCACCGTGCGGCTGGACACCGAGCACCTCGCCACCCGCTACGGCCGCATCCTCGACCTGGCCCAGCCGCGGACCGAGGCGCTGCTCGCCGAACACGCTGCCGGCCTGGGCGTGCGGGTCGAACGCGGCGTGACGCTGGAGAGCCTCGAACAGGACTCGACGGGCGTCACGGCCACCTTCACCTCCGCGGCCGGGCGCGACCGGTCCCGCTACGGCTGGGTGGTGGGCGCCGACGGCGGGCACAGCACCACCCGCACGGCCGTCGGCACGCGGATCGAGGGTGTGTTCGAAGGTCAACATTTTTTGTTCGCCGACGTCGCCGCCGAGTCCGAACGCTCACCCGACACCGTGCGAATGTTCGCGCACCCCGACGGCATCGGCGGCGTGTTCCCGATGCCCGAGGGGCGCACACGGCTGTTGTTCGAAGTCGGACGCCCGGCGGCCGGCGCGGTCCCGACGATCGCCGAGACGCAACAGCTCGTCGACCAGCGCGCGGGCGGCGCCTGGCGCGTGACGGACGCCCACTGGCTCACGTACTTCGAGATCCACCACGGCCAGGTGCCCCGCTACCGGCACGGCCGCGTGCTGCTGGCCGGCGACGCCGCGCACATCCACAGCCCCGCCGGCGGTCAGGGCATGAACACCGGCATCCACGACGCGGTCAACCTCGCGTGGAAGCTCGCCCTGGTCACCACCGGCCGCGCCGATCCTGGGCTGCTCGATTCCTACCACGCCGAACGCCACCGGGTCGGCGCGTCCGTGGTCAAGCAGACCACGCGCATGACCGACGTCATGACGGTCAACGGCGCCGAACGCGGGCTGCGCAACCTCGCGCTGTTCCTGGTCGGACACCTCCCGCCCGTGCGCGAGGAGCTGATCTCCGGCATCGCCGAGGTCGACATCCACTACCGCGCCAGCCCCATCGTCACCGGCCGCGCGACCTCACGGCGGCACCCGCACCCGGGCGACCACGCGCCCGACCTGCCCGGCCTGCGCTCGGCAATCGGCACGCCGACCTCACTCGACGAGCTGCTCCACCGGCCCGGCCACCTGCTCCTCACGAGCGTCCGGGACACGGCGGTCCTCGACGAATTCCGCGCGGCCCTGGCCGGGCTCGGCACGGTCGTACCCGTCGGCCCCGGCGGCCTCCAGGACCCGGACGGCTCGTTCACCGACCTCTACGGCACCGGCGAACACGGCCTCGCCCTCATCCGCCCCGACGGTTACCTCGGCCTCATCACCCGTGAGGGAACTCCCGAAAAGCTGTCCGGATACGCACAACTCCTGATGCACGGCGCTCAGGCCGCGTTGCCCGGTGGTAGGTCCCGCACATCCTGA
- a CDS encoding NAD(P)-dependent oxidoreductase, with protein sequence MRIFLAGASGVVGRRVVPALLGEGHEVVGLARGAGSADRITALGATAVLGDAYNAPALAEIVRAAAPDVVMHQLTDLGSGDRTANAQVRTVGTRNLVDAAKAAGVRRIVAQSISWAYEPGAAPATEDTPLDLTGAPDRLGSVSGVASLETAVSELPEWVVLRYGTLYGPDTWYTAGGLMAQLAAAGTLAATADVTSFLHIDDAASAALAALTWPTGPVNVCDDEPAAGYEWVPTFCASVGAPPPARTDGERTPWARGADNTHARKDLGWLPSRPSWREGFELG encoded by the coding sequence ATGCGGATCTTCCTCGCCGGTGCGTCCGGCGTTGTCGGGCGCCGGGTGGTGCCGGCGCTGCTCGGGGAGGGCCACGAGGTGGTGGGCCTGGCGCGCGGCGCCGGGTCGGCCGACCGGATCACCGCGCTCGGCGCGACGGCCGTGCTCGGCGACGCGTACAACGCGCCCGCGCTGGCCGAGATCGTCCGCGCCGCCGCGCCGGACGTCGTGATGCACCAGCTGACGGACCTCGGCTCGGGCGACCGCACCGCGAACGCCCAGGTGCGCACGGTCGGCACGCGCAACCTCGTCGACGCGGCGAAGGCCGCCGGGGTGCGGCGGATCGTCGCGCAGAGCATCTCGTGGGCCTACGAGCCCGGCGCCGCGCCCGCGACGGAAGACACGCCGCTCGACCTGACCGGCGCCCCCGACCGGCTCGGCTCGGTGTCGGGCGTCGCCAGCCTGGAGACCGCGGTGTCGGAATTGCCCGAATGGGTGGTCCTGCGCTACGGCACCCTCTACGGCCCGGACACCTGGTACACCGCCGGCGGCCTCATGGCCCAGCTCGCCGCGGCCGGCACCCTCGCCGCCACCGCCGACGTCACCAGCTTCCTCCACATCGACGACGCCGCCTCGGCCGCACTCGCCGCCCTCACCTGGCCCACCGGCCCGGTCAACGTCTGCGACGACGAGCCCGCGGCGGGCTACGAGTGGGTGCCGACGTTCTGCGCTTCCGTCGGGGCGCCGCCTCCTGCTCGGACTGACGGTGAGCGCACGCCGTGGGCTCGGGGAGCGGACAACACGCACGCTCGGAAGGACCTGGGTTGGCTGCCGAGCCGGCCTTCGTGGCGGGAAGGGTTCGAGCTGGGCTGA